In one Silene latifolia isolate original U9 population chromosome 10, ASM4854445v1, whole genome shotgun sequence genomic region, the following are encoded:
- the LOC141606916 gene encoding putative LRR receptor-like serine/threonine-protein kinase At3g47570, with the protein MPHGSLDKWLSGVDGNMSLAQRVDVAIDVAQALSYLHHECETPIVHCDLKPSNILLDNDMVAHVGDFGLARILTQPRHPNQSSTIGIRGTIGYAAPEYGLGSEPSTSGDVYSYGILLLELMTGKSPTASMFNDGYNLHEHAEAA; encoded by the exons ATGCCTCATGGAAGTCTAGACAAGTGGTTATCTGGAGTGGATGGAAACATGAGCCTTGCTCAAAGGGTGGATGTAGCGATTGATGTGGCCCAGGCACTTAGCTATCTCCACCATGAGTGTGAAACTCCAATAGTGCACTGCGACTTGAAACCAAGCAACATATTGCTGGATAATGACATGGTCGCTCATGTTGGGGATTTTGGATTAGCCAGGATTCTTACTCAACCTCGACATCCGAATCAAAGTAGTACTATTGGAATCAGGGGTACTATAGGCTATGCTGCTCCAG AGTACGGCCTTGGAAGTGAACCCTCTACAAGTGGTGATGTTTACAGCTATGGCATATTGCTACTTGAGCTAATGACAGGAAAGAGTCCAACAGCCAGCATGTTCAATGACGGCTACAATCTTCATGAGCATGCAGAAGCAGCA